The Zavarzinia compransoris genome includes a window with the following:
- a CDS encoding acyl-CoA dehydrogenase family protein, whose product MFERTLKLSEEDRMVYDNALKFFERECVPHNERWAEQGVIDREAWTKAGEAGLLCATMPPEYGGSGLNFRASAMLMEAQIEAGTSGPGFSLHSDIVAPYIFAYGSEEQKQRWLPRLATGELIGAIAMTEPGAGSDLQGVRTTAKKDGNHYVVNGQKTFITNGQLANLIIVVAKTDPSKGAHGTSLVIVETDEVDGFRRGRNLDKVGMAAQDTSELFFDEVRVPTSNLLGHEEGQGFIQLMQQLPSERLQIGVTAIKTVEKALELTLKYTKERKAFGKSIYDFQNTRFKLAEIATEARIARVFVDHCIELLVEEKLDVQTAAMAKWWCSELQCKVVDECLQLHGGYGYMMEYPIAQMFVNGRIQKIYGGTNEIMKELISRTL is encoded by the coding sequence ATGTTCGAGCGCACCCTGAAGCTCAGTGAAGAAGACCGGATGGTGTATGACAACGCGCTGAAGTTCTTCGAGCGCGAATGCGTGCCCCACAACGAACGCTGGGCCGAGCAGGGCGTGATCGACCGGGAAGCCTGGACCAAGGCGGGCGAGGCCGGCCTCCTGTGCGCCACCATGCCGCCGGAATACGGCGGCTCGGGCCTCAACTTCCGCGCCTCCGCCATGCTGATGGAAGCGCAGATCGAGGCCGGTACCTCGGGCCCCGGCTTCTCGCTGCATTCCGATATCGTCGCGCCCTATATCTTCGCCTATGGCTCGGAAGAGCAGAAGCAGCGCTGGCTGCCGCGCCTTGCCACCGGCGAACTGATCGGCGCCATCGCCATGACCGAGCCGGGCGCCGGCTCCGATCTCCAGGGCGTGCGCACCACGGCGAAGAAGGACGGCAACCACTATGTGGTCAACGGCCAGAAAACCTTCATCACCAACGGCCAGCTGGCCAACCTGATCATCGTCGTCGCCAAGACCGACCCGAGCAAGGGGGCGCACGGCACCTCCCTGGTCATCGTCGAGACCGACGAGGTGGACGGCTTCCGCCGCGGCCGCAACCTCGACAAGGTGGGCATGGCGGCGCAGGACACGTCGGAACTGTTCTTCGACGAGGTGCGCGTCCCGACCTCGAACCTGCTGGGGCATGAGGAAGGCCAGGGCTTCATCCAGCTGATGCAGCAATTGCCGTCCGAGCGCCTGCAGATCGGCGTCACCGCGATCAAGACGGTGGAGAAGGCGCTCGAACTGACCCTGAAGTACACGAAGGAGCGCAAGGCCTTCGGCAAGTCGATCTACGATTTCCAGAACACCCGCTTCAAGCTGGCGGAAATCGCCACCGAGGCGCGCATCGCCCGCGTCTTCGTCGATCATTGCATCGAGCTTCTGGTCGAGGAAAAGCTCGATGTCCAGACCGCGGCCATGGCCAAGTGGTGGTGCTCGGAACTGCAGTGCAAGGTCGTCGACGAATGCCTCCAGCTGCATGGCGGCTATGGTTACATGATGGAATATCCGATCGCGCAGATGTTCGTGAACGGCCGCATCCAGAAGATCTACGGCGGCACCAACGAAATCATGAAGGAACTGATCAGCCGCACGCTGTAA
- a CDS encoding acetyl-CoA C-acetyltransferase, which yields MADAYVLDAVRTPRGKGKKDGSLHEVTSLHLATTALKAIRDRNNLDTALVEDVVLGCVEPVGEQGADIARIAVLNADYAETTAGVQINRFCASGLEAVNMAAAQVMSGQSPMSIGGGVESMSRIPMGTSGGAWPMDPAIAFKSYFAPQGVSADLIASKYGFSREDVDGYAIESQKRAKHAWDNGYFKNSVVPVKDINGLTILDHDEHMRPDATMQSLASLQPSFAMFGEMAFDGVVQLRYPEVEKITHIHHAGNSSGIVDGASAVLVGSKEAAAAAGIRPRARIRSFTSIGSEPSIMLTGPSAAAERALKRAGMKSTDIDLYELNEAFASVVLRFMQALDVSHDKINVNGGAIAMGHPLGATGGMILGTVLDELERRDLNTALITLCVGAGMGTATIIERV from the coding sequence ATGGCTGACGCATATGTTCTCGACGCCGTGCGCACCCCGCGCGGCAAGGGCAAGAAGGACGGTTCCCTGCACGAGGTGACCTCCCTGCACCTGGCCACCACGGCGCTGAAGGCGATCCGCGACCGCAACAACCTCGACACTGCGCTGGTCGAGGACGTCGTGCTCGGCTGCGTCGAGCCGGTGGGCGAGCAGGGCGCCGATATCGCCCGTATCGCCGTGCTCAACGCCGATTACGCGGAAACCACCGCCGGCGTGCAGATCAACCGTTTCTGCGCCTCGGGCCTCGAAGCCGTGAACATGGCGGCGGCCCAGGTCATGTCGGGCCAGAGCCCGATGTCGATCGGCGGCGGCGTGGAAAGCATGTCGCGCATTCCCATGGGCACCTCGGGCGGCGCCTGGCCAATGGACCCGGCCATCGCCTTCAAGTCCTATTTCGCGCCGCAGGGCGTCTCGGCCGACCTGATCGCCTCGAAATACGGCTTCTCCCGCGAAGATGTCGACGGTTACGCGATCGAAAGCCAGAAGCGCGCCAAGCATGCCTGGGACAACGGCTATTTCAAGAATTCCGTGGTGCCGGTGAAGGATATCAACGGCCTGACCATTCTCGACCACGACGAGCACATGCGCCCGGACGCGACCATGCAGTCGCTCGCCTCGCTGCAGCCGTCCTTCGCCATGTTCGGCGAAATGGCCTTCGACGGCGTCGTGCAACTCCGCTATCCGGAAGTCGAGAAGATCACCCATATCCACCATGCCGGTAACTCGTCGGGTATCGTCGACGGCGCCTCCGCCGTGCTGGTCGGCTCGAAGGAAGCCGCTGCCGCCGCCGGCATCCGCCCGCGTGCGCGCATCCGCAGCTTCACCTCGATCGGTTCCGAACCCTCGATCATGCTGACCGGCCCCTCGGCCGCGGCCGAACGCGCCCTGAAGCGCGCCGGCATGAAGTCGACCGACATCGACCTCTACGAGCTGAACGAAGCCTTCGCCTCGGTCGTGCTGCGCTTCATGCAGGCGCTCGACGTGTCCCACGACAAGATCAACGTCAACGGCGGCGCCATCGCCATGGGCCACCCGCTGGGCGCCACCGGCGGCATGATCCTCGGCACCGTGCTCGACGAGCTGGAACGCCGCGATCTCAACACCGCCCTGATCACCCTTTGCGTGGGTGCCGGCATGGGCACCGCCACCATCATCGAGCGCGTCTGA
- a CDS encoding 3-hydroxyacyl-CoA dehydrogenase NAD-binding domain-containing protein, translating into MSNNINYNVDADGIATITWDMAGRSMNVLNEASIRDFAEATEKAIADPAVKGVIVTSAKDAFLAGADLDMLVKTAFGPKDAKALTENSGTLQRIFRKYETSGKPFVAAINGTALGGGLEITLACHYRIAADNPKTKLGLPEVKVGLLPGAGGTQRLPRIVGIAKALPLLLQGKELDPKKALSEGIVNEVVPADQLLARAKDYLLGSPRNVQPWDEKGFKIPGGAVYSPGGAQTFMGGIAMSHKESFGNYPAIKAILSCAYEGLQVPFDAGLRIETRYFVSLLLDPTAGNMIRTLFISMQELNKGVRRPKNEPATEVKKLGILGAGMMGAGIAYVSAAAGIECVLLDQTIEAADKGKAYSTNLLDKAISRGKSTPEKKEKHLALITTTTDHADLAGCDLVIEAVFENRDVKAEATRKSEAVIPETAIYASNTSTLPITGLAEASKRPESFIGIHFFSPVDKMMLVEIIMGKQTNQRALAVAMDYVKKIRKTPIVVNDSRGFYTSRCFGTYVNEGIEMLAEGIAPAIIDNVGRATGMPRGPLEMNDDVALDLGHKVRTQTKVDLGDAYEATPADDIVETLVVKLGRYGRKNAKGFYEYPADGKKYLWDGLAELAPVKIAEASRDQITEIRTRLLVRQAVEAARCFEEQVVTDVRDADVGSILAWGFAPWTGGPLSYIDRLGLAEFVKLADSYAQKYGKRYTPPQLLRDMAAKGETFYQTAKLAAAAE; encoded by the coding sequence ATGAGCAACAATATCAATTACAACGTCGACGCCGACGGCATCGCCACCATCACCTGGGACATGGCCGGCCGTTCGATGAACGTGCTGAACGAAGCCTCGATCCGGGATTTCGCCGAAGCGACCGAGAAGGCGATCGCGGACCCGGCGGTGAAGGGCGTGATCGTCACCTCGGCCAAGGATGCCTTCCTGGCCGGCGCCGATCTCGACATGCTGGTGAAGACCGCCTTCGGCCCGAAGGACGCGAAGGCCCTGACCGAGAATTCGGGCACCCTTCAGCGGATTTTCCGCAAGTATGAGACCTCGGGCAAGCCCTTCGTCGCCGCCATCAACGGCACCGCGCTCGGCGGCGGTCTCGAGATCACGCTGGCGTGCCATTACCGCATCGCCGCCGACAATCCGAAGACCAAGCTCGGCCTGCCGGAAGTGAAGGTCGGCCTGCTGCCCGGCGCCGGCGGCACCCAGCGCCTGCCGCGCATCGTCGGTATCGCCAAGGCCCTGCCGCTGCTGCTCCAGGGCAAGGAACTGGACCCGAAGAAGGCGCTGTCGGAAGGCATCGTCAACGAAGTGGTCCCGGCCGACCAGCTGCTGGCCCGGGCCAAGGACTATCTCCTCGGCTCGCCGCGCAATGTTCAGCCCTGGGATGAGAAGGGTTTCAAGATCCCCGGCGGCGCGGTCTATTCGCCCGGCGGCGCGCAGACCTTCATGGGCGGCATCGCCATGTCGCACAAGGAGAGCTTCGGCAATTACCCGGCGATCAAGGCGATCCTGTCCTGCGCCTATGAAGGGCTTCAGGTGCCCTTCGATGCCGGCCTGCGGATCGAGACGCGTTACTTCGTCTCCCTCCTCCTCGATCCGACCGCGGGCAACATGATCCGCACCCTGTTCATCTCCATGCAGGAGCTGAACAAGGGCGTGCGCCGCCCGAAGAACGAGCCGGCGACCGAGGTGAAGAAGCTCGGCATCCTGGGCGCGGGCATGATGGGTGCCGGCATCGCCTATGTCTCGGCGGCGGCAGGCATCGAATGCGTGCTGCTCGACCAGACGATCGAGGCGGCGGACAAGGGCAAGGCCTATTCGACCAACCTGCTCGACAAGGCGATCTCGCGCGGCAAGTCGACGCCGGAGAAGAAGGAAAAGCACCTCGCCCTGATCACCACCACCACCGATCACGCCGATCTCGCCGGCTGCGACCTGGTGATCGAGGCGGTGTTCGAGAACCGGGACGTGAAGGCGGAAGCCACCCGCAAGTCCGAGGCCGTGATCCCGGAAACCGCGATCTATGCCTCGAACACCTCGACCCTGCCGATCACCGGCCTCGCCGAGGCCAGCAAGCGGCCCGAGAGCTTCATCGGCATCCACTTCTTCTCGCCCGTCGACAAGATGATGCTGGTCGAGATCATCATGGGCAAGCAGACGAACCAGCGCGCCCTTGCGGTCGCCATGGATTACGTCAAGAAGATCCGGAAGACCCCGATCGTCGTCAACGACAGCCGCGGCTTCTACACCAGCCGCTGCTTCGGCACCTATGTCAACGAAGGCATCGAGATGCTGGCGGAAGGCATTGCGCCCGCCATCATCGACAACGTGGGGCGTGCCACCGGCATGCCGCGCGGCCCGCTGGAGATGAACGACGACGTGGCGCTGGACCTCGGCCACAAGGTGCGCACCCAGACTAAGGTGGACCTGGGCGATGCCTATGAGGCGACCCCGGCGGACGATATCGTCGAGACCCTGGTGGTGAAGCTCGGCCGCTATGGCCGCAAGAACGCCAAGGGTTTCTACGAATACCCGGCCGACGGCAAGAAGTACCTGTGGGACGGCCTGGCCGAACTCGCCCCGGTGAAGATCGCCGAGGCGAGCCGCGACCAGATCACGGAAATCCGTACCCGCCTCCTGGTCCGCCAGGCCGTCGAAGCGGCGCGCTGCTTCGAGGAACAGGTGGTGACCGACGTCCGCGACGCCGACGTGGGTTCCATCCTGGCCTGGGGCTTCGCGCCCTGGACCGGCGGCCCGCTGTCCTATATCGACCGTCTGGGCCTTGCCGAATTCGTGAAGCTGGCCGACAGTTACGCCCAGAAATACGGCAAGCGCTATACCCCGCCCCAGCTGCTGCGCGACATGGCGGCCAAGGGCGAGACCTTCTACCAGACCGCCAAGCTGGCCGCCGCCGCCGAGTAA
- a CDS encoding thioesterase family protein has translation MTADLTLPHFDVTWRGGTDAWECDQMGHMNVQFYGAKFDEAEAVLLARLGLPAGGAAQPRADHIVFRKESRVGAALWVRSAVIGADPGAGTLRLRHIMYHSPSGAVAATVETLVGNLPAAVVAAGAARGVDPALVEAGAAFPAVAALDGVGLERARALALVETGVSAIIPEDLRPGGMIGRRGLIRRLSEAVGHLIASEDTSSESLRGRHIGSAALDYRIRWSRPVAPGDVVVLRSGASGTVGRTLRFFHWLLDEKTGEALATVEIVAVYFDMQARKAIPVPAEILKLFEGRTVAWP, from the coding sequence ATGACCGCTGACCTTACCCTGCCTCATTTCGACGTCACCTGGCGCGGCGGCACCGATGCCTGGGAATGCGACCAGATGGGTCATATGAACGTGCAGTTCTATGGCGCCAAGTTCGACGAGGCGGAAGCGGTTCTCCTTGCCCGTCTGGGCCTGCCGGCGGGCGGGGCGGCGCAACCCCGCGCCGACCACATCGTCTTCCGCAAGGAAAGCCGGGTCGGCGCCGCCCTCTGGGTGCGCAGCGCCGTCATCGGCGCCGATCCGGGGGCCGGCACCCTGCGCCTCCGCCATATCATGTATCATTCGCCGAGCGGCGCGGTGGCGGCCACGGTCGAAACCCTGGTCGGCAACCTGCCGGCCGCGGTGGTCGCGGCCGGTGCCGCCCGCGGCGTCGATCCCGCGCTGGTCGAGGCCGGGGCCGCGTTCCCCGCCGTCGCCGCCCTCGACGGCGTCGGCCTGGAGCGCGCCCGGGCGCTCGCCCTGGTCGAGACCGGGGTCAGCGCGATCATCCCCGAAGACCTTCGCCCCGGCGGCATGATCGGCCGGCGCGGCCTGATCCGCCGCCTGTCCGAGGCGGTGGGGCATCTCATCGCCTCGGAAGACACATCGTCGGAAAGCCTGCGCGGCCGGCACATCGGCTCCGCCGCCCTGGACTACCGGATCCGCTGGTCGCGGCCGGTGGCGCCGGGCGATGTCGTCGTCCTGCGTTCCGGCGCCTCGGGCACGGTCGGGCGCACGCTCCGCTTCTTCCACTGGCTGCTGGACGAAAAGACAGGGGAAGCGCTCGCCACCGTCGAGATCGTCGCCGTCTATTTCGACATGCAGGCGCGAAAGGCCATCCCGGTACCGGCCGAAATCCTGAAACTGTTCGAGGGCCGCACCGTCGCCTGGCCTTGA
- a CDS encoding HAD family hydrolase: MRPSLVIFDCDGVLVDSEGIANRALAAAVTAHGLALDEAGSRREFVGLSMTSVMARIEVLTGKALPPDWLPRLQAETYDGFRAGLQAVPGIAAAVAAVRSAGLATCVASSGTPDKMALTLGLTGLAPLFEGRIFSALEVRHGKPAPDLFLHAAARMGHEPGKSVVVEDSVPGVTGAVAAGMRALGFARETDARLLAAAGAETFTDMAALPALLGLQP; the protein is encoded by the coding sequence GTGCGTCCCTCCCTCGTCATCTTCGATTGCGACGGCGTCCTGGTCGATTCCGAAGGGATCGCCAACCGCGCCCTGGCGGCGGCGGTCACCGCCCACGGCCTCGCCCTGGACGAGGCGGGCAGCCGGCGGGAATTCGTCGGCCTGTCCATGACCTCGGTCATGGCACGGATCGAGGTCCTGACCGGCAAGGCCCTGCCGCCGGACTGGCTGCCCCGGCTCCAGGCCGAAACCTATGACGGCTTCCGCGCCGGGCTTCAGGCCGTGCCCGGCATCGCCGCCGCCGTCGCGGCGGTGCGGTCGGCGGGGCTCGCCACCTGCGTCGCCTCTTCCGGCACGCCGGACAAGATGGCGCTGACCCTGGGCCTGACCGGCCTCGCCCCCCTGTTCGAAGGCCGGATCTTTTCCGCGCTCGAGGTCCGGCACGGCAAGCCCGCCCCCGACCTCTTCCTCCATGCCGCCGCCCGCATGGGTCACGAGCCCGGCAAAAGCGTGGTGGTCGAGGACAGCGTGCCCGGCGTCACCGGGGCGGTCGCCGCCGGCATGCGCGCGCTCGGCTTCGCCCGCGAGACCGATGCCCGCCTGCTGGCCGCCGCCGGCGCCGAAACCTTCACCGACATGGCCGCCCTGCCCGCCCTTTTGGGCTTGCAACCGTGA
- a CDS encoding acyl-CoA dehydrogenase family protein has translation MSELSLFDPLLHEVPSPYYTPAHREFRAMLRKWVDEHIAPFVDAWDEAGGFPRELYRKAADIGLIGMGFPEAYGGVEGTDLFHSIIATEELARPGCGGVIASLMSHSIGAPPIRDLGSDEMKARVLPGILSGEKISALAITEPSGGSDVANLRTTAVRDGDHYRVNGEKVFITSGIRADYITTAVRTGGKGFGGISLLLIETERPGITRTPLKKMGWWASDTAAIHFNDVKVPADNLIGPENAGFLGIVRNFNAERIGLAAGANAFARVALEEALAWARQRQTFGKRLADHQVIRHKLVDMAQRVNATQALLENLAWRIEQGDAPIAEICMLKNQATTTMEFCAREAMQILGGAGYMRGVKTERIYREVRVNAIGGGSEEIMRDLAARQMGL, from the coding sequence ATGTCCGAACTGTCGCTGTTCGATCCCCTGCTGCACGAAGTGCCCAGCCCCTATTACACGCCCGCGCATCGGGAGTTCCGGGCCATGCTGCGCAAATGGGTGGACGAGCATATCGCCCCCTTCGTCGACGCCTGGGACGAGGCCGGCGGCTTCCCGCGCGAACTCTACCGCAAGGCCGCCGATATCGGCCTGATCGGCATGGGCTTTCCGGAGGCATACGGCGGCGTTGAGGGCACCGACCTGTTCCATTCGATCATCGCGACCGAGGAACTGGCGCGGCCCGGCTGCGGCGGCGTCATCGCCTCGCTGATGAGCCATTCGATCGGCGCGCCGCCGATCCGCGATCTCGGCTCGGACGAGATGAAGGCCCGGGTCCTGCCCGGCATCCTGTCGGGCGAGAAGATTTCCGCGCTCGCCATCACCGAACCCTCGGGCGGTTCGGATGTCGCCAACCTCCGCACCACGGCGGTGCGCGACGGCGATCATTACCGCGTCAACGGCGAGAAAGTCTTCATCACCTCCGGCATCCGGGCCGATTACATCACCACGGCGGTTCGCACCGGGGGCAAGGGGTTCGGCGGCATTTCCCTCCTCCTGATCGAGACCGAGCGCCCGGGCATCACCCGCACCCCCTTGAAGAAAATGGGCTGGTGGGCGTCGGATACCGCCGCCATCCATTTCAATGACGTGAAGGTCCCAGCCGACAACCTGATCGGGCCGGAGAACGCGGGCTTCCTCGGCATCGTGCGCAATTTCAACGCCGAGCGCATCGGCCTGGCCGCCGGTGCCAATGCCTTCGCCCGCGTCGCCCTGGAAGAGGCGCTGGCCTGGGCGCGCCAGCGCCAGACCTTCGGCAAGCGCCTGGCCGACCATCAGGTGATCCGCCACAAGCTGGTGGACATGGCCCAGCGCGTGAACGCGACCCAGGCCCTGCTGGAAAACCTCGCCTGGCGCATCGAACAGGGCGATGCCCCGATCGCCGAGATCTGCATGCTGAAGAACCAGGCGACCACGACCATGGAATTCTGCGCCCGCGAGGCGATGCAGATCCTGGGCGGCGCCGGTTACATGCGCGGCGTGAAGACCGAACGCATCTACCGCGAGGTGCGGGTGAATGCCATCGGCGGCGGGTCGGAAGAGATCATGCGCGATCTGGCGGCGCGCCAGATGGGCCTGTAG
- a CDS encoding CHAT domain-containing protein, with protein MPPSGSRREDPADIQDLLRRLFERRDAGGLTAATAEALIDEARHVTAGAVDDPARRDRALRDLRRVLYTVCFDAGALDRAKAMVDLARPPGLDEAQPLAFPAGLSDDDLREWIKWYSARARLLETDGQFDQAREIHSALADACGLISALDQDLFFVLTNAVQSAYELGDYSRGRHLMAWAEAEAETWPTDEVKVQMAVTRLFPPLETGDLALLLRRHDIIRSMMTGPWSPLLPQVDRFVALTCLQLDAPAEAAARLGREPPPETAGPGERSRDALVRLQIQIAANDIDPVLVDQALHLLGCQESRPNDWAMLGALAVALFKLGRVGPAVLTATLFLRRLDSVAATLPRNPHDARLRRTMILSALEPLQQALVAADYLRGAEDVAGLHAMMLHGASLRSRQYRDWAPGPRIAAAAAAAWAAAEAARGGQADGAAFYCAVMAFDLEPAFPALNPAAASGLCVSFLPRDGRLLRIVYEPDGPRQSVVALAPDALAGLVQRLALEIRLHRDATAERAALGEALFGPLAARVRDAASLNIAPFGPVAGLPFAALLLDGIPLGTGRGLTIRTCGHPAAPVAGQGPRRGVCILSSPGADDAPLGRVDDEALAVAALHGVPAQAVIRDFDRAALDAALRDRPALLHIAAHFRLKEDDLAASCLIGAKGEAIPLETAFGARDLDGIDLVFLSGCGSAGHGGGRSLAGLLTALGVRYVIATLWPVDDEAAARMAVLIHGALVRGQPPDLALADAAAVLNLVPAFAAPCHWAAFQCYQA; from the coding sequence GTGCCACCTTCGGGCTCCCGCCGAGAAGATCCGGCCGACATCCAGGACCTGTTGCGCCGGTTGTTCGAGCGCCGCGACGCCGGGGGCCTGACTGCGGCGACAGCGGAAGCCTTGATCGACGAAGCCCGGCACGTCACGGCCGGTGCCGTGGACGACCCGGCGCGGCGGGACAGGGCGCTGCGCGACCTGCGGCGGGTGCTTTATACGGTCTGCTTCGATGCCGGGGCGCTGGACCGGGCGAAGGCGATGGTCGATCTCGCCCGTCCGCCCGGTCTCGATGAAGCGCAACCTCTTGCCTTTCCCGCGGGCCTGTCCGACGACGACCTGCGGGAATGGATCAAATGGTATTCCGCCCGGGCGCGGCTGCTCGAAACCGACGGCCAATTCGATCAGGCCCGGGAGATTCATTCGGCCCTCGCCGATGCCTGCGGATTGATTTCCGCCCTGGACCAGGATCTGTTCTTCGTGCTCACCAATGCGGTGCAATCGGCCTACGAACTGGGCGACTATTCTCGCGGCCGGCACTTGATGGCATGGGCCGAAGCCGAGGCCGAAACATGGCCGACGGACGAGGTCAAGGTGCAGATGGCGGTCACGCGGTTGTTTCCGCCGCTGGAAACCGGCGATCTTGCCCTGCTGCTGCGCCGGCACGACATCATCCGCAGCATGATGACCGGGCCTTGGTCCCCATTGCTGCCGCAGGTCGATCGCTTTGTCGCCCTGACCTGCCTGCAACTGGATGCCCCGGCCGAAGCCGCCGCCCGCCTTGGCCGGGAGCCCCCGCCGGAAACCGCCGGCCCCGGCGAAAGGTCCCGGGACGCGCTGGTTCGCCTGCAAATCCAGATCGCGGCCAACGATATCGATCCGGTCCTGGTCGATCAGGCCCTGCACCTGCTCGGCTGCCAGGAAAGCCGCCCCAACGACTGGGCCATGCTGGGAGCGCTCGCGGTCGCCCTGTTCAAGCTGGGCCGGGTCGGCCCTGCGGTGCTGACCGCCACCCTGTTCCTGCGCCGGCTGGACTCGGTTGCCGCCACCCTGCCGCGCAATCCGCATGACGCCCGCCTTCGGCGGACCATGATCCTGTCGGCCCTGGAGCCGTTGCAGCAGGCCCTGGTCGCCGCCGATTACCTGCGCGGGGCGGAAGATGTCGCCGGGCTTCATGCCATGATGCTGCATGGCGCGAGCCTGCGGTCGCGGCAGTACCGGGACTGGGCCCCCGGCCCCCGCATCGCCGCGGCGGCGGCGGCGGCCTGGGCGGCGGCCGAAGCCGCGCGCGGGGGGCAGGCCGATGGCGCGGCCTTTTACTGCGCGGTCATGGCCTTCGATCTCGAGCCCGCCTTTCCGGCGCTCAATCCGGCGGCGGCCTCCGGGCTCTGCGTCAGCTTCCTGCCGCGGGACGGCCGGCTTCTTCGCATCGTCTACGAGCCTGACGGACCAAGGCAGAGCGTGGTCGCGCTTGCGCCCGACGCCTTGGCCGGGCTGGTCCAGCGCCTGGCGCTGGAGATCCGCCTGCATCGCGACGCGACGGCGGAGCGCGCGGCCCTGGGCGAAGCCCTGTTCGGTCCGCTGGCGGCGCGGGTCCGGGATGCGGCATCCCTGAATATCGCCCCTTTCGGGCCGGTCGCCGGCCTGCCCTTTGCCGCCCTGCTGCTCGACGGTATCCCGCTCGGCACCGGGCGCGGCCTGACCATCAGGACCTGCGGCCACCCGGCAGCGCCGGTGGCCGGGCAGGGGCCGCGCCGGGGTGTGTGCATTCTTTCGTCCCCGGGCGCCGATGATGCCCCCCTCGGCCGGGTGGACGACGAGGCCCTTGCGGTCGCCGCGCTGCACGGCGTTCCGGCACAAGCGGTGATCCGGGATTTCGACCGCGCCGCGCTCGACGCCGCCCTGCGGGATCGCCCCGCCCTTCTGCATATCGCCGCGCATTTCAGGCTGAAGGAGGATGACCTTGCCGCCTCCTGCCTGATCGGCGCCAAGGGCGAGGCGATCCCCCTGGAGACCGCTTTCGGCGCTCGCGACCTCGATGGTATCGATCTCGTCTTTCTGTCCGGTTGCGGCAGTGCGGGCCATGGCGGCGGACGCAGCCTGGCCGGCTTGCTGACCGCCCTGGGGGTGCGCTACGTCATCGCCACCCTGTGGCCGGTGGACGACGAGGCCGCGGCCCGCATGGCCGTATTGATCCATGGCGCCCTCGTCCGGGGACAGCCGCCGGATCTTGCCCTGGCCGATGCGGCGGCGGTGCTCAACCTCGTGCCCGCGTTCGCGGCGCCATGCCACTGGGCGGCGTTTCAGTGCTATCAGGCCTGA
- a CDS encoding OmpA family protein: MYQERREYSRRGRWRSGAVLAGLSFALLGACAEPPAVGGARNGGPPVLGDWLDTIGDEHQDRKNRFLRLAARDGTEGPSFFDAVIEAGALPYGRETPVLRVVFPDRVFFDTGRSDLRADAARVLDLMADTLRRDVPDVAVFVAGHTDSRGDDNYNHRLSVARADAVAVALSARGIGLVHLWRVGFGEALPLLPNTTADNMARNRRVELLIAARPEAVATWLARQKDIVCAGQPAAVIEECQRGIRALPRVTAVPVPTAPVPPRRPPRPTPLPTIAPPAEAPGTVIEEDPRATVPAPNDERGGATAPPAAPGGTTYIGPADTIDLRIGDSRFEVQGVPDL; this comes from the coding sequence GTGTACCAGGAACGTAGGGAATATTCGCGGCGCGGGCGATGGCGGTCCGGCGCCGTGCTCGCCGGCCTGTCGTTCGCCTTGCTGGGCGCCTGCGCCGAGCCCCCCGCCGTCGGGGGAGCGCGCAACGGCGGTCCGCCCGTGCTCGGCGACTGGCTCGATACAATCGGCGACGAGCATCAAGACCGCAAGAACAGATTCCTCCGCCTCGCCGCCCGGGACGGGACGGAGGGGCCGAGCTTCTTCGATGCGGTGATCGAGGCCGGGGCGCTGCCCTACGGGCGGGAGACGCCGGTTCTCCGGGTGGTGTTCCCCGACCGGGTGTTCTTCGACACCGGGCGCAGCGACCTGCGCGCCGATGCCGCCCGCGTGCTCGACCTGATGGCCGATACCCTGCGCCGCGATGTGCCGGATGTCGCCGTCTTCGTCGCCGGGCACACCGATTCGCGAGGCGACGACAATTACAATCACCGCCTGTCGGTGGCCCGTGCCGATGCCGTGGCCGTGGCCCTGTCCGCCCGCGGCATCGGTCTCGTTCATCTCTGGCGCGTGGGCTTCGGCGAAGCCTTGCCGCTCCTGCCCAATACCACGGCCGACAACATGGCCCGGAACCGCCGCGTGGAACTGCTGATCGCGGCCCGGCCCGAGGCGGTGGCGACCTGGCTCGCCCGGCAGAAGGACATCGTCTGCGCCGGCCAGCCCGCGGCGGTGATCGAGGAATGCCAGCGCGGCATCCGTGCCCTGCCGCGGGTGACGGCCGTTCCCGTGCCGACCGCCCCCGTGCCGCCGCGGCGGCCACCTCGACCCACCCCCCTCCCCACGATCGCGCCGCCGGCGGAGGCGCCCGGCACCGTAATCGAAGAGGACCCGCGCGCCACCGTTCCGGCGCCGAATGACGAAAGGGGCGGGGCGACCGCGCCGCCGGCCGCGCCCGGCGGCACCACCTACATCGGACCCGCCGACACAATCGATCTCCGTATCGGAGACAGTCGCTTCGAAGTCCAGGGAGTACCAGATCTATGA